A segment of the Catenuloplanes nepalensis genome:
GTGCTGGAGAAGCCGGCCGGCGACGGGCTGGCCGCGGAGCTGGCCGCGGTCGCGCCGAGGCAGTGGCGGAACCGGTGGACGCCGGTCCTGGCGGCCGTGTTGCTGCTCGGTGGCGGCATCATGGCGGGCGTCGAGATCCAGCAGCGCTGGGGCACGGCGACCACCTCGGGCCCGGGCGGCGGGATGACGTTCCCCGGCGGTGCGGCCGGTTTCCAGGGACGCCAGGGTGCCGACGCGGGCACGGGTGATCAGGCGGCCCAGCCGCAGGCCACCGCGACCGCCACGGCCGGTGGGGCCACCGAGGGCACCGTGAAGCTGGTGAACGGCAGCACGGTCTACATCGTGACCGCGGACGGCCGGACGATCACCGTGAAGACCTCCGACGGCACGACGGTGCGGAAGGCGGAGGAGGGGGCCCTCAGCGACCTCGCCGAGGGCGACACCGTCACCATCGAGGGGACCACGGCCGACGACAACTCGGTGACCGCGACCACGATCACCGAGAAGTGAGCGGAAACGCTCTAGGCGGACGCCGGCGCGCCGTCCACGGCCTCGTCCACGGTCGGGTAGGTCTGGAGCACCTCGACCAGCCCGCTCACCTCGAGGATCCGCAGCACCCCGCGCTGCGGTGCCGCGAGCCGGACCAGGCCGCCGCTGTCGTCCGTGCTGTTCTTGGCGCGGACGAAGACGGACAGGCCGGTCGAGTCGCAGAACGAGACCTCCGCCAGGTCGAAGACGAGCCGGGTGCGGCCCTTCTCCAACAGGTCGGTGATCTGATCCTGCAGCTGCGGGGCGGTGGCCATGTCGAGCTCACCAGCCACCGACACGACGACGACGTCGTCGCGCTGTTCGGTCTTAACCGTCAAGGACATTTAGCCGACCTCCTGTTATGGACGAAACGCTACTCCACCGGCGGCATGCTCGCAGTGTCAGGCCGACGCCAAATACTTGGCGTCAAGCAACTAACCCCTGTTGCTCCGGTGATAGTGTCCCACCGGTCGGTCAAGGCTGTGATC
Coding sequences within it:
- a CDS encoding DUF5666 domain-containing protein produces the protein MAFRRSKHRGTDTVVLEKPAGDGLAAELAAVAPRQWRNRWTPVLAAVLLLGGGIMAGVEIQQRWGTATTSGPGGGMTFPGGAAGFQGRQGADAGTGDQAAQPQATATATAGGATEGTVKLVNGSTVYIVTADGRTITVKTSDGTTVRKAEEGALSDLAEGDTVTIEGTTADDNSVTATTITEK
- a CDS encoding STAS domain-containing protein, whose product is MSLTVKTEQRDDVVVVSVAGELDMATAPQLQDQITDLLEKGRTRLVFDLAEVSFCDSTGLSVFVRAKNSTDDSGGLVRLAAPQRGVLRILEVSGLVEVLQTYPTVDEAVDGAPASA